DNA sequence from the Melospiza melodia melodia isolate bMelMel2 chromosome 22, bMelMel2.pri, whole genome shotgun sequence genome:
TCAGTGGCACCAGGAGCTCTCCCTGATTGCTGTGGGCTGAACACTTGGGCAGAGACCTCTTTCTTCCCTCTGCCCAGgaacagcccctgccatggggctGCAGAGGGCTCCAGAGGTAACAAATCCCACTAAAGCTTACAGTCAGACAGGCTTTTCCCCAGCTCAGGaggtcctgcagggctgcagctggaaGCAGAGAAGGTCCAGGGCTCTCCAGAGAGTCCTCAGCAAACCTAAAATACACTCAGGTGTGTGGGACCACGATGCAGCTGGGGTGGATAAGGTTTAAAGGACTTGGGTTCTTTTTCTCTTGTAGAAGGAACAAAGCTGAACAAGATGTTCCAGAGAAGAATCCAGAACCATTTGTGTCAGGGAAGACAGGACGACTTCAAAATGGAAAAGGTGTTCTTCCCTTTCCCTGTTTAAATAAAAGTGTTGTGGAAATAAAAGAAATCAAGGATGGAGTTAGCTACCCCTTGTGGGCTCCTCCAAGTTCCTGGGGTTTTAGGTGATCAGCAAGGGGCTGCTAAAGTCttccaggggctgtgcccagagTTACAGTGGCCGAGTGTCCTAAAAAAAACTCCCTTATTTAAAAACTGTCCCCATCCATTGGGCTCTCCCATAGGAACACGATGGAGGTGCAAGACTGGGAGCACAGGAGCACTCGGGCTTCAAACCACCTACtctgttctttttaaaaaacaaaacaaagctgaaACAACCCCCCCAGCCCAAAGCCCGGTTCTTAGCTGGAACCAggcctctgctgctcctcctcggcCTCCTCCTGGGCTGAGGCCAAATCCACACGCTGCTCGTCCATGCGCTTGGCCTGCACACGCTGGATGAGGCTGAAGAAGTCTTCATCGGGCATggtggggccgcgggggatggaGTCTGGGGGGGCACAGCGCTGGTCATCGATGCGGGaggactgcagggacacaggggctcAGCGTTAGCACAGGGCGGGGacaaggggctggagcaggggtgccggagccccccagccctgtgcccgtACCTGACACTTCATGAGCATGTTGAAGAACTCGTCCCCGGGCTCCTGGGCGTCCCCCTCCACGCGCAGGTGGCCCAGGTTGTTGTGGGTGATCCTCAGGCCGGGCAGGTTGCCCACGT
Encoded proteins:
- the GPSM1 gene encoding G-protein-signaling modulator 1 isoform X5, with protein sequence MTPGGCCAGVSPLGSEQKINRTPSDEECFFDLLSKFQSNRMDDQRCPLEECPAEAAEGAAPRVPALGERLSQSALMASPQTEEFFDLIASSQSRRLDDQRANVGNLPGLRITHNNLGHLRVEGDAQEPGDEFFNMLMKCQSSRIDDQRCAPPDSIPRGPTMPDEDFFSLIQRVQAKRMDEQRVDLASAQEEAEEEQQRPGSS
- the GPSM1 gene encoding G-protein-signaling modulator 1 isoform X6 produces the protein MDDQRCPLEECPAEAAEGAAPRVPALGERLSQSALMASPQTEEFFDLIASSQSRRLDDQRANVGNLPGLRITHNNLGHLRVEGDAQEPGDEFFNMLMKCQSSRIDDQRCAPPDSIPRGPTMPDEDFFSLIQRVQAKRMDEQRVDLASAQEEAEEEQQRPGSS